The genomic window ATGGCTTGCCGAATCTCCGGCCCATTCGAAAGCGCTTCTTGAGTGTGCTGATACCTGGGACGACCTGGACGAACTTGCACAACTTGCCGATATGTTTCCGCGAAAGCAACCACAGAAGGTGTCAACAACAACGCCCACAGTTTCTACCTGGTTCCCCTCCAAAGGATTTGGTTTAGGCGCAATAGCCGCCTCAGCGGTGTTCGCGGCTATGCTGATCCTGATCTACCCGGGAACTGATCAGCCCTCCACCTATGTCCACCAGACAGTAACAGCGGTGGGCGAGTACAGAACTGCGGTATTGCCAGATGGCTCAAAGGCAATGCTCAACACGGACAGCCAGATAGAGGCGACTTTTGACCCTGATGACGCCATAAGAAGAGTCGCACTGATAAAGGGAGAGGCGCACTTTGACGTCGAACCGGATCCCTCTCGCCCGTTTGTGGTGGAGGTGGGTGATACCCGTGTCGTGGCCGTGGGTACAGCATTTAACGTCGATTCCAGTAGTGGCAGGCTCGAAGTGACGGTTACCGAAGGTATTGTAGAGATTCATGTCGGTGCGGCCGAAGTGGCCTCCCCGGGGAGAACGCAGCTGCAACACGAGCGGGGACAACAATTCAAAGCAGGTCAAATCGCTATTATCAGCAAACACCAGATTGAGTCTGTGGGCTTTGTCGAGGCACCAGAAATAGAGCGTAAACTGTTGTGGCAACAGGGCAAAGTCCAGTTTGTAGGCGAACCCCTCTCTCAGGTTGTTAGAGAGCTAAGTCGCCATACGCACTACACTTTTAAGTTTTCCGATACTCAGGTTGGTGATATCCGCGTGGGAGGATATTTCCAACTCGGGGACATTGATGAATTGCTTGACGTGCTGTCTGGTAGTTTTAATATTGAGGTGAAAAGGGATACGGCAGGCGTTATTCATCTCGCATCCCGAGAACCGACTTCTTCCAGCGGCTGAATCTGCTTACCGCGGGGGACTCAGGGACCTGGCTTAACAAAATAAAAATAATTGCAGCGGAGATGGGGGGTTTTTCTTGTTCATCTGTCTACCAATACGAGGGAGATACAGCAATCTCTGCTGGATATTGAAAGAATCGTATTGGCTGGGCGGAAAATTCCCGAGCCATTTGCTCCAATGTATAGTCGCTTTTTGGATGGCGGTTGCGGTTTGCCAGGCAACAGATGGCACACCAGAGCACACAGTCTTTTCATTTCATATTCCTGCCCAGAGTGCTGATGTTTCCCTGACCGAGTATGCCAAGGTCACTAACAGAAGCGTGCTTTTTCTTTTCGATGAGGTGAAGCAGTACAAGACAAATGAGCTTACTGGGGAATACACTGCAAGCGAGGCCATAGTGCTTCTGCTCAAGGATACCCCTTTGCAGTTTACTGTTAGTGATCAAGGCAACTTAATCATAAAACTAAACAGTAATCTCGAGGGGAAACACCCAGTGAAGAAAACTAAACTCGCCGCATTTCTTAGCACACTGTTCGCCGCATCTGGAGCTGGTGCTGAAATTGCTCCGTCTCCAGCCAGCGCATTGATAGAAGAAGTACTGGTAACAGCACAGAAAAAATCCGCCGCTGAAAGCGTTCAGGATGTACCCATAGCGATTACCGCAATGAGCGGGGCAAAAATTGAGGCGAT from Congregibacter litoralis KT71 includes these protein-coding regions:
- a CDS encoding FecR family protein, with protein sequence MKTAVQFPEEALILDQASAWVAKMVADTMSEADREALDQWLAESPAHSKALLECADTWDDLDELAQLADMFPRKQPQKVSTTTPTVSTWFPSKGFGLGAIAASAVFAAMLILIYPGTDQPSTYVHQTVTAVGEYRTAVLPDGSKAMLNTDSQIEATFDPDDAIRRVALIKGEAHFDVEPDPSRPFVVEVGDTRVVAVGTAFNVDSSSGRLEVTVTEGIVEIHVGAAEVASPGRTQLQHERGQQFKAGQIAIISKHQIESVGFVEAPEIERKLLWQQGKVQFVGEPLSQVVRELSRHTHYTFKFSDTQVGDIRVGGYFQLGDIDELLDVLSGSFNIEVKRDTAGVIHLASREPTSSSG